The Streptomyces hundungensis genome contains the following window.
CACGCCCGGCTCGCGGGCCAGTGTCGCGCTGGTGCTCGCGGTCGTGTTCTCGCTGGTCGCCGCGGGCGGGGTGTTCGCGGTCGGCGACCGCCTCCACGGCCGGCGCACCGCCACCGTCCTGACGGTGTTGTGGGCCGCGCTGCCGGTCGGCGTGGTCCAGTGGATGGGTTACACCGAGTCCCTGTTCACGGCGCTGACGGCCTGGGCGCTGTACTGCGCGCTGACCGGACGCTGGGTCTGGGCCGGCTCGCTCGCGGCGCTCGCGGGGCTGACCCGCCCGACCGGCGTCGCGATCGCGGCCGCCGTCTCACTGACCGCCCTGGCCGCCCTCGTACGCGCCCGCCGCCTCGCGTGGCGGCCGGTGCTCGGCGGCCTGCTCGCCCCGCTCGGCTGGTGCTCCTATGTGGCCTGGGTGGGGCTGCGGGTCGGCCGCTGGGACGGCTACTTCGCCGTGCAGAAGCTGTGGGCCAACGAGTGGGACGGCGGCGCCGGCACCCTGCGCGAGATGCGGGACCTGCTGGTGTACGCGAACCGGCCTCCGCTGTTCCTGGTCGTGGTCACGCTGGTCCTGCTCGTGTCCGGGGCGCTGTACGTGCTCTCGCTCGCCGACCGCCAGCCGCTGGTCCTGCTGGTCTTCACCGGCGCGCTGCTGCTGGTCGTCCTCGGCAGCGGCGGCGTCTACTTCCCGCGGGCCCGCTTCCTGCTCCCCGGATTCCCGCTGCTGCTCCCCGTCGCGCTCGCCCTGTCACGGGCCCGCCGCACGGTGACGGCCCTCGTGCTGGGGGCGGCCGCCGTCTCGTCGGCGTGGCTGGGCGCGTACATGCTCATGGTGTGGCCGGGGCCGCCGTGACGGGGGCTTGACGCGGCCGGGGCGCGCCGGGGGTGCCTCAGCCGATGGCGAGCAGGACCACGAACAGGACCGCCCCGGCGACCGCGGGCGCGATGACCTCGTACGCCCAGCGGATGCTGACCGGTCCCTGCGCGCCCTCGCGCGAGGCGCCCTGCTCGGCGAGTTCGCGCAGGGTCAGGACGGACTGGTCGGTGGGCGCCATCCGCGCCTTGGTGTCGGTGACGTCGGCGGTCACCGAGGTTCCGATCTGCCCGTCGACCGTGGCGTCCCGCACCTGGCGGCGCGCGGCCCGCTTGCGCTGGCGCAGCGAGACCGGGATCGCCCACAGCTGGTACTTGCCGCCCGACTGGTCGAAGACCTCGCTGGAGTAGCCGGCCCGTACGTCCGCGACGGACGCCCAGGGCAGGGTGATCGTGCGGAACGGGTTGCGCACGATCAACCGGTCGGCGCCCGCGAAGACCGCCGGGCGGAAGCTGAACGCGACGATCAGGGGCACCGCGCACAGCAGCACGGCGAGCGACAGCCAGGGCGCGTTGCCGTGGCCCTGGATCACGGCGTCGACGCCGAGCCAGAGGCCGATCGCGAGCAGCAGCGCGCCGCCGGCGATACCGGCGGCTGAGCGGTAGGTCCGGTCGGCGTAGGCCGGCTCGGCGGGCGGCGTGGGGCTCGTCATGGCCCGATTCTGCCTCACGCCCCCCGGGCGGGTTTCCCTCAGGCCACCAGATCCGCGTACACGATGATGTTGTCGGGCCGGTGGCCGCCGGTGAGCTCGCCGCCGCAGGTGATGATCCGCAGCTCGGGGCGGTCGGTGTTGCCGTACACCTTCTGCGTCGGGAAGGTCTTCTTGTCGACCTGCTCCAGGGCGCGGACCGCGAAGCGCGCGGGCTTCCCGTCGGCGCGGTCGACGGTGACGAGGTCGCCGACCTTGACCTTGGAGACGTTTTTGAGGACCGCGGGGCCCTTGACCGTGTCGAAGTGCCCGATGAGCACGGCGGGCCCGGTCTGGCCCGGGGTGACCCCCTTGTCGTACCAGCCGATCCGGTCGGCGTCGGCGACGGAGGGCACCTCGACGGTCCCGTCGGCAGCGAGCCCGAGGTCGAGGATCGGCCCGGTGTCCACCCCGGCCGCCGGGATCCGCACCCGCACCGGCTTGGAGGCGGGCAGCGCGGTCGCCGCCTTCGGGGTGGCCGGGGCAGCGCTGGCGGGGCTGATGTTCGGCGGCGGGGTGGCGGGCTTCGCCGCGCCGGAGCCGCAGCCGGCGGCAGAGGCGCCGAGGGCGAGCAGGACCAGGGCGGTGGCGGCCGAACGGGCCGCGCGGGTGCGGGACATGGGGCGCTCCGGGCCGGGGGAAGGGAGGGCGGACCTCCTGAGGAGATCCGCCCGGGTGGGCTGTGACCGACGGCGGGGGCTCGTGCGGCCCGGCCCGCCGGTTGATCGTCCGGGCGAGGACCTTCTCAAGTCCCCGCCCGGTGGCGTCAGTTGGTGGAGCCGGCGCGGCGGCGCAGGACGAAGACACCGGCACCGGCGGCCACCACGGCACCGGCCGCGCCCGCGATCATCAGGCCCTTGCCCTCGCCGCCCTGCTTGAACTCGGCGCCGGCCGCGACCGCGCCCTTGGGCACGACGGTGGTCTGACCGCCGTTCTGGACCGGCGTGTTGACCACGGTGGCCGGGGTCGTGGCGGGGTTCTTGGCGGGCGCGGTGTTGGCGCAGCCCGCCGGGAGCTTCGGGAAGGCGGTGTACCGGTACGGCATGGTGCCGCCCTGGGTGCGCTGGCCGAGCTTGGGGGTGGCGGTGTTGGCGCCATCGATCCGGACCCCGTAGCGACCGTCCACGGGGTGGGCGCGGTCGGCCGTGGCGAGCGCCTTCAAGGAGGCGTCACGCAGCACCGCCTTCGGGCCCTGGACGCTGTTGGTGAGCTTCACCGACATCCCCGCGCCGAAGACGCTGGGCACGACCTTGGTCACGGTGCAGCCGGCGCGGCCGTCGGTGAACTCCGAGGTCACCTTGCCGGTGGTGGCGTTCAGCACCACGTGCATGCCGTGGACGTACCCGTCCACGTCCTCACCCCCGGTCGTCAGGATCAGGACGACCTTCCCGTTGGTCACGAACTCGGCGCGGTAGTGGCCCGTCCCCAGCTTGCCGACGGCGACCGTCTCGCCGTTGACCAGCTTGTACGTGACCACGCCGGGGGTGGCGGCGCACTCCTTCGGCAGCGCCGGGAAGGGCTGGGACTTCCAGGCGGTGTCGCCGCCCTGCGAGCGCTGGAAGAACACGGCCTTGCCGCCGGTCGCCGCCTCCAGCTTGATGCCGGCGCTCAGGTCGGTGGGGTGGGCCCGGTCCACGGTGGCGACGACCTTGCCGTTGCCGTCCTTGAGCTCGGCCTTCGGGCCGTCCGCCAGGTCGTTGGTGAGCGTGACGGTCATGCCGAGCCGCTCCGAGGCGACGCTCTTGGTGACGTGGCAGGAAGTAGTGGCCGGCGCCTGCCCGGGGGTGGCCGCGAAGGCCGCCGCCGGGGCGAGGAGGGCTCCGGCGAGGGCGGCGGTGGCGATCGCGGCGCGGAGCGGGGTGCGGGCGTAGGTCGACATGAACGACTCCATGGAGCAGGGCGGCCGAGTGGCCGGAGAAGGAAAGAAGTGGAGGTCGCATGCCGCCTCCTCTGCCGGGTGGGGCCGTTGAGGCTGGGCGGGGCTGCTGAAGAGAAATCTATGGATCACCTGTACGAGAAGGGTCCGCTCCGTGTCACAGGCGCGTGACAGAGCTCACCCCCGCTCACCTGAGCCTCGGGGGCTGTACAGGCAGCTACGCGCGTAGATATGCTCATCTGGTGACCATGCCCACCAATGCACCATCCCCCGAGCTCTCGACTTCGCTCGACCAGGGAGGTACCCCCATCGCCTTCGCCGACGCGACCGCGTCCGACGGCTCGCTGCGCCGCTTCCTCCACGGGCTCCCCGGCATCGACCCGGTGGGCCTGGAAGCGCGCGCCGCGTCCCTCGGCACCCGTTCGATCAAGACCTCGGCCAAGGCCTACGCCATCGACCTGGCCATTTCGATGATCGACCTGACGACGCTGGAAGGCGCGGACACCCCGGGCAAGGTCCGGGCGCTCGCCGCCAAGGCCGTCCACCCCGATCCGACCGACCGCACCACCCCCCACACCGCCGCTGTCTGTGTCTATCCGGACATGGTGGCGAGCGCCAAGGAGGTGCTGAAGGGCTCGGACGTCAAGGTCGCGTCCGTCGCCACCGCCTTCCCGGCGGGCCGCGCGGCGCTGCCGGTGAAGCTCGCGGACGTGCGGGACGCGGTGGCGGACGGTGCCGACGAGATCGACATGGTGATCGACCGGGGCGCGTTCCTCGCCGGCCACTACCTGAAGGTGTACGAGGAGATCGCGGCCGTCCGCGCCGAGTGCGGCGACAAGGCCCGTCTCAAGGTCATCTTCGAGACCGGTGAGCTGTCGACGTACGACAACATCCGCCGCGCCAGCTGGCTCGGCATGATGGGCGGCGCCGACTTCATCAAGACGTCGACGGGCAAGGTCGCGGTCAACGCCACCCCCGCCAACACCCTCGTCCTGCTGGAAGCCGTACGGGACTTCCGTGCCCAGACCGGGATCCAGGTCGGCGTGAAGCCGGCCGGCGGCATCCGCTCCACCAAGGACGCGGTGAAGTTCCTGGTCCTGGTCAACGAGACCGTGGGCGAGGACTGGCTGGACAACCACTGGTTCCGCTTCGGTGCCTCCTCGCTGCTCAACGACCTGCTGATGCAGCGTCAGAAGCTGGCGACCGGCCGCTACTCCGGCCCCGACTACGTGACGGTGGACTGAGATCATGGACATGAACAAGCAGACATCCGCATTCGCGTACGCACCGGCTCCCGAGTCGCGCTCGGTCGTCGACATCGCCCCCTCCTACGGCCTGTTCATCGACGGTGAGTTCACCGAGGCCGCCGACGGCAAGGTCTTCAAGACCGTCTCGCCGTCCACCGAGGAGGTCCTGTCCGAGGTGGCCCGCGCGGGCGCCGAGGACGTCGACCGCGCCGTGAAGGCCGCGCGCAGGGCGTTCGAGAAGTGGTCGGCGCTGCCCGGCTCCGAGCGCGCCAAGTACCTGTTCCGGATCGCCCGGATCATCCAGGAGCGCAGCCGCGAGCTGGCCGTCCTGGAGACCCTGGACAACGGCAAGCCGATCAAGGAGACCCGCGACGCGGACCTCCCCCTGGTCGCCGCGCACTTCTTCTACTACGCGGGCTGGGCCGACAAGCTCGACCACGCCGGGTTCGGCAACAACCCGCGTCCGCTGGGCGTGGCCGGTCAGGTCATCCCGTGGAACTTCCCGCTCCTGATGCTGGCGTGGAAGATCGCCCCGGCGCTCGCCACCGGCAACACGGTCGTCCTGAAGCCCGCCGAGACCACGCCGCTCTCGGCGCTGTTCTTCGCGGACATCTGCCGCCAGGCGGGCCTGCCCAGGGGCGTCGTCAACATCCTTCCCGGGTACGGTGACGCGGGCGCGGCCCTGGTCGAGCACGAGGACGTCAACAAGGTCGCCTTCACCGGCTCGACCAACGTCGGCAAGGCCATCGCGCGTTCCGTCGCGGGCACCGACAAGAAGGTCACCCTGGAGCTGGGCGGCAAGGGCGCCAACATCGTCTTCGACGACGCCCCCATCGACCAGGCCGTCGAGGGCATCGTCACCGGCATCTTCTTCAACCAGGGCCAGGTCTGCTGCGCGGGCTCGCGCCTGCTGGTCCAGGAGTCGATCCAGGACGAGCTGCTCGACTCGCTCAAGCGCCGCCTGTCCACGCTGCGCCTCGGCGACCCGCTGGACAAGAACACCGACATCGGCGCCATCAACTCGGCCGAGCAGCTGGCCCGGATCACCGCGCTCACCGAGACCGGCGAGGCGGAGGGCGCCGAGCGCTGGTCCGCCCCGTGCGAACTGCCGTCGGCGGGTTACTGGTTCGCGCCCACGCTGTTCACGGGCGTCACCCAGGCCCACACCATCGCCCGCGACGAGATCTTCGGCCCGGTCCTGTCGGTGCTGAGCTTCCGCACCCCCGACGAGGCCGTCGCCAAGGCCAACAACAGCCAGTACGGCCTGTCCGCCGGCATCTGGACGGAGAAGGGTTCGCGGATCCTCGCCGTCGCGGGCAAGCTGCGCGCCGGTGTCGTCTGGGCCAACACGTTCAACAAGTTCGACCCGACCTCGCCGTTCGGCGGCTACAAGGAGTCGGGCTTCGGCCGCGAGGGCGGCCGGCACGGCCTGGAGGGCTACCTCGATGTCTGAGACTTCGACGCGTCTGAGTGTCTTCAAGACCTACAAGCTGTACGTGGGCGGGAAGTTCCCGCGTTCCGAGAGCGGCCGGGTGTACGAAGTGGTCGACAGCAAGGGCAAGTGGCTGGCCAACGCGCCGCTCTCCTCCCGCAAGGACGCGCGGGACGCGGTCGTCGCGGCCCGCAAGGCCTTCGGCGGCTGGTCGGGCGCGACCGCGTACAACCGCGGCCAGGTCCTCTACCGCGTCGCGGAGATGCTGGAGGGGCGCAAGGACCAGTTCGTGCGCGAGGTCGCCGAGGCCGAGGGGCTGTCCAAGTCCAAGGCCGCGGCGGTCGTGGACGCGGCCATCGACCGCTGGGTCTGGTACGCGGGCTGGACCGACAAGATCGGCCAGGTCGTGGGCGGGGCCAACCCGGTCGCGGGCCCGTTCTTCAACCTCTCCACCCCCGAGCCGACCGGCGTCGTGACGGTCCTGGCCCCCCAGGACTCGTCCTTCCTCGGCCTGGTCTCGGTCGTCGCACCCGTCATCGCCACCGGCAACACGGCGGTCGTCATCGCCTCCGAGAAGGCGCCGCTCCCGGCGCTCTCGCTCGGCGAGGTGCTCGCCACCTCCGATCTGCCGGGCGGTGTCGTCAACATCCTGTCCGGGAAGACCGCCGAGATCGCGGCGCCGCTCGCCGCGCACCAGGACGTCAACGCGATCGATCTGACGGGCGCCGACGCCGAGTTGGCGCGCGAGCTGGAGATCGCGGCGGCGGACAACCTCAAGCGGGTGCTGCGCGCCAAGGCCGTGGACTTCACCGCGGACCCGGGCACCGAGCGTCTCACCGCGTTCCTGGAGACCAAGACGGTCTGGCACCCCACGGGGTCCCTGGGCGCCTCCGGCTCCGCGTACTGAGCTTCCGCCTACCGAGCCGTGCGCCGCGCGTACTGAGCCGCGCGAAGGGCCCCGCCGTCCACGGACGGCGGGGCCCTTCGCCTGCCCGTCAGCCGGGCAGCAGACCAGGGGCTTGGTCCATGAGCGGCAGGTCCTTGAGGGCGGAGCCGCTCGTCAGCACACCGGTCGCGGCCGTCGTGGACACCGGCTTGAAGTCGGCGACCTGGGTACGGACCCCGTTGGTCAGCGGATCGACCCCGGTGT
Protein-coding sequences here:
- a CDS encoding glycosyltransferase family 39 protein, with protein sequence MSPTAPPPATTTVRRGPVPGARRYPAERVPGGRPPVGERARTALRYAGPALLGHLAVRLLGVIVLARWTHLRHHGLWPVLAKSWDSNWYLGIAAHGYELTPPGTEEPSNLAFFPLYPVLVKAVAAVTPGSRASVALVLAVVFSLVAAGGVFAVGDRLHGRRTATVLTVLWAALPVGVVQWMGYTESLFTALTAWALYCALTGRWVWAGSLAALAGLTRPTGVAIAAAVSLTALAALVRARRLAWRPVLGGLLAPLGWCSYVAWVGLRVGRWDGYFAVQKLWANEWDGGAGTLREMRDLLVYANRPPLFLVVVTLVLLVSGALYVLSLADRQPLVLLVFTGALLLVVLGSGGVYFPRARFLLPGFPLLLPVALALSRARRTVTALVLGAAAVSSAWLGAYMLMVWPGPP
- a CDS encoding PH domain-containing protein, with the translated sequence MTSPTPPAEPAYADRTYRSAAGIAGGALLLAIGLWLGVDAVIQGHGNAPWLSLAVLLCAVPLIVAFSFRPAVFAGADRLIVRNPFRTITLPWASVADVRAGYSSEVFDQSGGKYQLWAIPVSLRQRKRAARRQVRDATVDGQIGTSVTADVTDTKARMAPTDQSVLTLRELAEQGASREGAQGPVSIRWAYEVIAPAVAGAVLFVVLLAIG
- a CDS encoding class F sortase; the protein is MSRTRAARSAATALVLLALGASAAGCGSGAAKPATPPPNISPASAAPATPKAATALPASKPVRVRIPAAGVDTGPILDLGLAADGTVEVPSVADADRIGWYDKGVTPGQTGPAVLIGHFDTVKGPAVLKNVSKVKVGDLVTVDRADGKPARFAVRALEQVDKKTFPTQKVYGNTDRPELRIITCGGELTGGHRPDNIIVYADLVA
- the deoC gene encoding deoxyribose-phosphate aldolase, which codes for MPTNAPSPELSTSLDQGGTPIAFADATASDGSLRRFLHGLPGIDPVGLEARAASLGTRSIKTSAKAYAIDLAISMIDLTTLEGADTPGKVRALAAKAVHPDPTDRTTPHTAAVCVYPDMVASAKEVLKGSDVKVASVATAFPAGRAALPVKLADVRDAVADGADEIDMVIDRGAFLAGHYLKVYEEIAAVRAECGDKARLKVIFETGELSTYDNIRRASWLGMMGGADFIKTSTGKVAVNATPANTLVLLEAVRDFRAQTGIQVGVKPAGGIRSTKDAVKFLVLVNETVGEDWLDNHWFRFGASSLLNDLLMQRQKLATGRYSGPDYVTVD
- a CDS encoding aldehyde dehydrogenase family protein; this encodes MNKQTSAFAYAPAPESRSVVDIAPSYGLFIDGEFTEAADGKVFKTVSPSTEEVLSEVARAGAEDVDRAVKAARRAFEKWSALPGSERAKYLFRIARIIQERSRELAVLETLDNGKPIKETRDADLPLVAAHFFYYAGWADKLDHAGFGNNPRPLGVAGQVIPWNFPLLMLAWKIAPALATGNTVVLKPAETTPLSALFFADICRQAGLPRGVVNILPGYGDAGAALVEHEDVNKVAFTGSTNVGKAIARSVAGTDKKVTLELGGKGANIVFDDAPIDQAVEGIVTGIFFNQGQVCCAGSRLLVQESIQDELLDSLKRRLSTLRLGDPLDKNTDIGAINSAEQLARITALTETGEAEGAERWSAPCELPSAGYWFAPTLFTGVTQAHTIARDEIFGPVLSVLSFRTPDEAVAKANNSQYGLSAGIWTEKGSRILAVAGKLRAGVVWANTFNKFDPTSPFGGYKESGFGREGGRHGLEGYLDV
- a CDS encoding aldehyde dehydrogenase family protein, which gives rise to MSETSTRLSVFKTYKLYVGGKFPRSESGRVYEVVDSKGKWLANAPLSSRKDARDAVVAARKAFGGWSGATAYNRGQVLYRVAEMLEGRKDQFVREVAEAEGLSKSKAAAVVDAAIDRWVWYAGWTDKIGQVVGGANPVAGPFFNLSTPEPTGVVTVLAPQDSSFLGLVSVVAPVIATGNTAVVIASEKAPLPALSLGEVLATSDLPGGVVNILSGKTAEIAAPLAAHQDVNAIDLTGADAELARELEIAAADNLKRVLRAKAVDFTADPGTERLTAFLETKTVWHPTGSLGASGSAY